TGGGTATGACAGGCTCTATGTGTCGTCTGACTTCGGGCTGTCGAAAAGGAAGGGCGGGCTGTTCAGGTTCATGCTCTGGGAGAGCGGGGTAAAGGCCTCAGAGATTGTGCACATCGGAGATAACCTGCTCTCTGACTATCTCGCGCCGAAAAAATACGGCATCAGAGGATTCTTGTACGGAGGCAGTTCGTCCTTAAAGGAGCAGGGTATATAATTCAACCTAAAACGTGAACAAGGAGAATCCGCAAGATAAAATGACAAAGCTGTTCGTTACTCTGCTGCTGGCAGTAAATTTTTCTGCACAATTCATATTCAGGCACATAGCGGGTGTGGAGAAAATCCCGCTTTTTGATGTCGCGACGACACTTCCGATTATACTTATGCTCTTGCCTGCTGCATTCAAGAAAGGCTATGCGGCGATACGCAAAAAGTTTGAGTTCGTAATTGTGCTGTCCCTGATTCCTTACCTGCTGGCTTACGCCTATACCTTCTTCCTCATCGCTTTGATGTATGCGCAATCCAATACAATTAATTTATATCAAGCTGCGAGATTCCCGATCAAAGCCGTGTACTACATCGTTTTGGCGGGAATACTGCTTCTCCGTTTCCGTGAACAGGCACTGGAGATGTTCTGCGAGGCTGTCATCATGTCCTATGCTGTCAATATAATGTACGGATTTGCTAAGATAGGAGTCGGGGGTGTGCTTCAGTACCTTGCGACGATGGCATATGTTATCGGCACGGGCTTCAACACGTACTTCGAGATGCACGACTTGGGGCTGAGCGTCGAGCTGCTGATAATTTACCAGCTTTTCATGCGGGAGAAGACGCAGTGGCTGACGACAAGTCTCCTTGCACTGGTGATGGTGTTCTGCTACAAACGTATAGCCATATTCGCGATGATAGTTACGATGATCTTTTACGTGTTTATCCGCCGCAAAGGTGTATTCACGAGGGATGTCAAGGTATACGGCACATTCATAGCGATACTTGCGGCCTGCTTCATCTACACGTGGTTCATAGCATCGGACGTAATACTCGAGCTTGCGGCGAGGTACGGCTTCGACTTCTCGAACAGGATAGGTATCTTCGGAGCAATCAGGAACTTTTATGAGTGGTCTGTGTTCTTTCTCGGACATGGGCTGTACTTCACTAGGTCGCACTTCCAAGAGACATACAGGCTGGGCATCACTGGGCTGGCTGGTTTGCACAACGATATTCTCACGACATACGTAGACTTGGGGTTCATCGGAAGCTTCCTGTGGTTCTTCTACCAGCTCTGGATATTCCCGAAAAGTCTAGAAAAGCATTTCGGGCACGAAACAAGTTTTGTGTGGTGCATCCTTATGGTCTATGCTTATTGTGTTTACACGACAGATAACACCCAAACGTACAGCATGTTCCAGACATTCATAGACGCTATACTTATGCTGCAGATAATGAAACACAGCGGCTTTATATCCGCAAAGAGTGCAAGCTGACAGAGAACTGCCCCCGGCCTCAATGAATACCGGGGGCTTCTTCCTGCTCTATCTGCTCAAGCTCTTAAGATTCGCCTTCAGCCGTGCTATCTGCGCAGCTCCTTCCGCAACCTTCGCGCGTTCCTTCTCCACAACTTCAGCCGGTGCTCGCTCAACGAAGCTGGGTTTGTCCAGCCTTGCCTGACTTGATGCTATAGCCTTCTCGATGTTCGCAACCTCACCCTGAAGGCGCGCAATCTCCTTCTGAACGTCAAGCACATCACCGACCGGCAGCCTCACTTCAGCTTCTCCGCTCATTCCCGACAACGAAGGCCCGTGCGTCCATTCATGCGCAGGAGACTCGAGCACAACGTCATTCACCTTGCAGAGGTTCTCGATCTGGTTCAGGGAAGCACCAAGTGTCTTGGCCGCCGCTGATGAGCCGTCAACGCGTACAACTGCGCGCGGCAGCTTCTGCTGGGGCGGAATGTGAGCTTCTGCACGGAGGCTGCGCAGTTCTCTCACAACATCCTGCAGTACCGCCATCTCCTCAACTGCTCCCGCGAACGTGTATTCAGCCTTCGCTTCCGGCCAAGCAGTCCTCATGATGAAGTCCTCGTTGAACCCGAACGCCGCCCATAGTTCCTCAGTTACGAACGGAATGAACGGGTGCAGAAGGGGCAGCACTGTCCTGAAGACTTCCTCGAGCACTCCCTGCGTCGTGTGTTTGCGGGCTTCTCCTTCGTCGCCTTTGAGGGCTGGCTTCGACATCTCTAAATACCAGTCGCACAAATCACCCCACACAAAATCGTAGAGCCCTCTTGCCGCCGTGCCTATGTCGTATGTGTCGAGAAGTTCGCGCGTCCTCTTGGCCACTTCCTGAGTGCGCGTCAGTATGAACTTGTCGTGAAGGTGAAGCTGTGAAGGGTCAATCTCCCTGACTTCGTCGTCGAGGTTCATCAGCGCGAAACGTGAGGCGTTCCACAGCTTGTTCATGAAGAAGCGGTAGGTCTCAATGCGCGTTGACGAGAGCAGAATGTCTCTCCCCTGCACAGAGAGTGCCGCAAGAGTCATCCTCAGCGCATCAGCTCCGTACTGCTCGATCATAATGAGCGGATCAATGACGTTGCCCTTCGTCTTGCTCATCTTCTTGCCGTGCTCGTCCCTTATCAGCGAGTGAATATATACATCCCTGAAAGGTACGTCGTCCATGAACTCAAGCCCCATCATAATCATTCGCGCAACCCAGAAGAATATGATGTCGAACCCCGTAACCATCAGCGATGTCGGGTAGAAGTAAGAGAGTTCGGGAGTCTTGTCAGGCCAGCCCATCGTCGAGAACGGCCAGAGCGCGGAGCTGAACCACGTATCCAGCACGTCGCTTTCCTGCTCGATGTTCTTGCTGTGGCAGTGCTCGCACTCCGTCGGGTCAACCTCAGCAACCGTGATGTGTCCGCAGTCCTTGCACTCCCACGCGGGGATGCGATGCCCCCACCACAGCTGGCGCGAAATGCACCAGTCGCGGATGTTCTCCATCCAGTTGAAGTACGTCTTCTCCCACTGCTCGGGCACCCAGCGAATCCGTCCGTCCTTCACCGCCTGTACTCCCCTGTCTGCGAGGGGCTTGGTCTTCACGAACCACTGCTCCGATAAATACGGCTCTACCGTAGTTCCGCAACGCTGGCAGTGTCCGACGCTGTGAGTAATCTGCTCAACCTTCAGGAGCTGGCCGAGTGCCTCGAGGTCCTTCACCGACTCACGGCGGGCTTCCTCAATCGTCATGCCCTTGTACTTTCCGGCGTTCTCGTTCATTATTCCGCGTGAATCAATCACCTGTATCTGCTCGAGGTTGTGGTTCAGTCCCACGAGAAAATCATTAGGGTCATGCGCCGGCGTAATCTTCACGCATCCCGTCCCGAACTCAGGGTCTACCATGTTGTCCTCAATGATGGGAATCTCACGATTCGCGAGAGGCACAATTACGTGTTTCCCGATGAGGTGCTTGTACTTCTCAGAGCGCGGGTGAACTGCTATAGCCACGTCTCCGATTATCGTTTCCGGCCTCGTCGTCGCAACAAGGATATATTCTTCTCCGCAGTCCTTCTCGACTAACGGATATTTCACGTAGTAGAAACTGCCCTGACTCTCTTCGTACTCTACTTCAAGGTCAGAAATCGCCGTCGCACAGCGCGGGCACCAGTTCACGATGTACTTTCCGCGATAAATAAGCCCCTTCTTGTACAGCCTCACGAACACTGCACGCACAGCACGTGATAATCCTTCGTCTAGGGTAAATCTTTCGCGCCGCCAGTCGCAGGAGTTGCCGAGCCTCTTCATCTGGTTGATGATACGCGAGCCGTACTCTGCCTTCCACTCCCAGACCCTGCGCACAAACTCTTCACGCCCCAAGTCGTAGCGCGAGATGTTCTGCTTCGCTAAGGCTTTCTCGACTACGTTCTGTGTGGCTATTCCGGCGTGGTCAGTACCGGGCAGCCACAGGACGCTGTAGCCCTCCATCCTCTTCGTGCGGCACATGATGTCCTGAAACGTATGGTCGAATGCGTGCCCGACGTGAAGAGAGCCGGTTACGTTGGGCGGTGGAATCACGATCGAGAAGGCTTTAGCTTCGGGGTTAATCTCTGCGTTGAAGAGCCCGTGCTCCAGCCATTGGGCATACCATTTCTGCTCTATTTGGTCGGGTGAATAACTCTTGTCTAGATTTCTGTTGCGTTGTCTTGTTGTCATTGTGTCTCCTCTATAGTCTGCTGATTGCCTGTGTAAGTTCGCTGACTGCTTCGTCTGTTGTTGCCCAGCTCGTGCAGAAACGAACCGCTAATCTTCCGTCATCCATTGGCTGCCAGAGCTCATAGCTGAACTGCGAGCTCAGAGCCTCGTGCTGTTCCGGCGTAAGAATGGGGAACTGCTGGTTAGTGTACGAGTCTATCAGGAACGTTATACCCTTCTCCGTGAATGCACGCTTAATCTTCATTGCTTGAAGGTTTGAGTGTCTTGCGTTCTCGAAGTACAGCCCGTCCTCAAACAGCACCTCGAACTGAATCCCCAGCAGCCTGCCTTTCGCTAAGAGTCCTCCCTGCTGCTTGATGAGAGTCCTGAACTGCCGCAGGTCGAACCTCTCGGGATGCGGGAACACCACAGCTTCACCGAACAGCGCGCCGGTCTTCGTTCCTCCGATGTAGAACACGTCAGCCAGCTCCGCGATGTCCGTTATGGTCATGTCCGCTGCCTCTGACGTTAAGCCCGCTCCCAGACGTGCGCCGTCAACGAACAGTTTTATTCGGTACTCATCACAGACTGCGCGAATCTCCGTGAGCATGTCTTTGCTGTACAGAGTTCCGAGCTCTGATGAGTAGGACACGTAGACCATTCCGGGCTGAACCATGTGGTCATTCGTAGGGTCTGCCCAGAAGTCGGCAAGGTACTTCCGCAGAGTTTCAGGCGAAAGAAGGCCGGCCTTCCCTTCAAGGGCTATGACTTTGTGCCCGGTCGCCTCGATTGCTCCTGACTCGTGAACGTTGATATGTCCCGACGATACCGCTATTACTCCCTCGCACGGAGAAAGCATGAACTTTATCACTGTCGCGTTGGTCTGCGTTCCTCCGACGAGGAAGAACACTTCAGCATCAGCGCGGCCAAGTGCTGAGCGTATGAGTTCCTTCGCGCGCTCGGTGTGAGGGTCAACGCCGTAGCCGGAAGTCTGCTCAAAGTTGGTGAGCGAGAGACGCTCGAGGATTCTGGGGTGCGCTCCCTCCTGATAGTCTGTCTCGAATCTGATTATGATTGTCAGCTCCTTCTGATTGTGTGTTGTGTTTGGAGGGTATTATATTACGTTAAGGGAGTTATGAGGTTTCAGTTCTTGCGATGCTCTCGCGGAGAGTGAACAGCCTGTAGTTCTGCGCGTAGGTGCTTAGAGACATATCATACGCCAGAGAACCGAACGCCTTATTCACGAGTCCCGTAACGTGAGCTAATCCCCTAAGAGGAAGTTCACAGTACGGGACTAGCTTTATCCGTCTGCCGTGAACCTCAGCAATCATTCTGACGAGCTCCGAAGTGTTCGAGTATTCCGCATTCTGAGGCCAGAAGATTCCGCGCTCCTGATTCTCAGCGACAAGCCTCACGAACTCGGCCAAGTTCTCAGCGTAAAGCATAGAGCGCACGTTGTTCACCTTCGGAAAAACGGGAAGAGTTCTTGCGAGCTTCGAGAGAATGGGATAGTTTCCCCTGCAACCTCTGCCGTAAATCATCGGGCATCTCAGAACGCACACCCTGAACGAGTCATCCTCCAGCGAGGCAAGCATCTCCTCAGCCTTGACCTTGCTGTCTCCGTAGTAGCCCTGCGGATTGACGTGGGTATCACGCGTAATGATTTTCTCCTGCCCGATGGGTGCGGATTGTCCGTAGACGATTGACGAGCTCATGAAGATGAACTGCCTCACGCCGTCGGTCTTGGCCTTCCTTGCCGCGTCGAAAGCTAGCCGTGTGTTCACGCGGTAGTACGCGTCCTTGTCGCTGTGCTTCGTGGAGTCGTGGGCGATTCCTGCAACGTGGAAGACAGAGCCGAACGACGAGAAGTTCTCGCTCTGCCACGATGAACTACGGAGGCTTATGGTTGAGGTGTTGGGGATGTGCCGCGCGATAGCAGAGCCCGTGTAGCTGTTGATGCCTGTGATTAGTATTCTGGTCATGACTGCTCCTTCATTCTTCATGTTGCCGGTATAGTATAATGCACTATTCCGCAGAAATGAGGAGATGATAGCTTCATGATTGAGTTTCTGGAAATTTTCATCGCCGCCGTCAAGGAACACCCCGACAGACCCGCAGTCGTCGACCGGGACGGGACGCGAACCACAACCTACGCCGAGCTGTACTCCTGCGCCTTCAAGGTCAATAACTGGCTGAGGACTCACGGCATCGGACGCGAGGACGTAGCAGCAATATACTTCCCGAAGGGTCTCGAGTACATCGCCGCACGAATCGGCATCATGATGTCCGGCGCGGCGTGGCTCGGACTCGAGGACATTATGGGCAGGGACAGAATAGATTTCGCCGTTCACGACAGCGGCTGTAAGGTCGTCTTCGACATGGAGAAGTGGAATGAGGCCATGTGATGATGGACGAGTGCCGCGAGATTGCAGACCCTGACCCCCACGACTTGGCATTCATGCTGTACACGTCGGGCAGCACAGGTTACCCCAAAGGCGTAATGCAGGAGTACGGGATTTACGACAAGCTGACGAAATTCTGCTTGGAAATCTTCACGCGGTACAGCCAGCCAGAACCCTACATACATGCTGAAGTTACGCCTCAGTCTTTCCTGACCGGCATTATTCAGACAATCGGAGTGCTGGGCGTGAAGGGTACTCTGCATGAAGTATCGCATGAGATGGCAAGAGACATTGACGCTCTGGCAGCATACTTCGGGAAGAACAATCTGCGTTATGGAGGCTTCTCACCCAACCTCTTGCAGCTGATAAAGAATGATTCCCGCTTCAACTTCAAGGCTGCGTTCATGGGAGGAGATTCTGTCTCTCACCTCTTCAATGAAAACTACGACATGATAACTATTTATGCCTCGAGTGAAGCCGGCTCGATCTGTATCTTCTGGATTGACAAGCCGTATGACATTACTCC
The sequence above is drawn from the Synergistaceae bacterium genome and encodes:
- a CDS encoding valine--tRNA ligase; its protein translation is MTTRQRNRNLDKSYSPDQIEQKWYAQWLEHGLFNAEINPEAKAFSIVIPPPNVTGSLHVGHAFDHTFQDIMCRTKRMEGYSVLWLPGTDHAGIATQNVVEKALAKQNISRYDLGREEFVRRVWEWKAEYGSRIINQMKRLGNSCDWRRERFTLDEGLSRAVRAVFVRLYKKGLIYRGKYIVNWCPRCATAISDLEVEYEESQGSFYYVKYPLVEKDCGEEYILVATTRPETIIGDVAIAVHPRSEKYKHLIGKHVIVPLANREIPIIEDNMVDPEFGTGCVKITPAHDPNDFLVGLNHNLEQIQVIDSRGIMNENAGKYKGMTIEEARRESVKDLEALGQLLKVEQITHSVGHCQRCGTTVEPYLSEQWFVKTKPLADRGVQAVKDGRIRWVPEQWEKTYFNWMENIRDWCISRQLWWGHRIPAWECKDCGHITVAEVDPTECEHCHSKNIEQESDVLDTWFSSALWPFSTMGWPDKTPELSYFYPTSLMVTGFDIIFFWVARMIMMGLEFMDDVPFRDVYIHSLIRDEHGKKMSKTKGNVIDPLIMIEQYGADALRMTLAALSVQGRDILLSSTRIETYRFFMNKLWNASRFALMNLDDEVREIDPSQLHLHDKFILTRTQEVAKRTRELLDTYDIGTAARGLYDFVWGDLCDWYLEMSKPALKGDEGEARKHTTQGVLEEVFRTVLPLLHPFIPFVTEELWAAFGFNEDFIMRTAWPEAKAEYTFAGAVEEMAVLQDVVRELRSLRAEAHIPPQQKLPRAVVRVDGSSAAAKTLGASLNQIENLCKVNDVVLESPAHEWTHGPSLSGMSGEAEVRLPVGDVLDVQKEIARLQGEVANIEKAIASSQARLDKPSFVERAPAEVVEKERAKVAEGAAQIARLKANLKSLSR
- a CDS encoding low specificity L-threonine aldolase translates to MIRFETDYQEGAHPRILERLSLTNFEQTSGYGVDPHTERAKELIRSALGRADAEVFFLVGGTQTNATVIKFMLSPCEGVIAVSSGHINVHESGAIEATGHKVIALEGKAGLLSPETLRKYLADFWADPTNDHMVQPGMVYVSYSSELGTLYSKDMLTEIRAVCDEYRIKLFVDGARLGAGLTSEAADMTITDIAELADVFYIGGTKTGALFGEAVVFPHPERFDLRQFRTLIKQQGGLLAKGRLLGIQFEVLFEDGLYFENARHSNLQAMKIKRAFTEKGITFLIDSYTNQQFPILTPEQHEALSSQFSYELWQPMDDGRLAVRFCTSWATTDEAVSELTQAISRL
- a CDS encoding NAD-dependent epimerase/dehydratase family protein, giving the protein MKNEGAVMTRILITGINSYTGSAIARHIPNTSTISLRSSSWQSENFSSFGSVFHVAGIAHDSTKHSDKDAYYRVNTRLAFDAARKAKTDGVRQFIFMSSSIVYGQSAPIGQEKIITRDTHVNPQGYYGDSKVKAEEMLASLEDDSFRVCVLRCPMIYGRGCRGNYPILSKLARTLPVFPKVNNVRSMLYAENLAEFVRLVAENQERGIFWPQNAEYSNTSELVRMIAEVHGRRIKLVPYCELPLRGLAHVTGLVNKAFGSLAYDMSLSTYAQNYRLFTLRESIARTETS
- a CDS encoding AMP-binding protein, producing MIEFLEIFIAAVKEHPDRPAVVDRDGTRTTTYAELYSCAFKVNNWLRTHGIGREDVAAIYFPKGLEYIAARIGIMMSGAAWLGLEDIMGRDRIDFAVHDSGCKVVFDMEKWNEAM
- a CDS encoding AMP-binding protein, translated to MMDECREIADPDPHDLAFMLYTSGSTGYPKGVMQEYGIYDKLTKFCLEIFTRYSQPEPYIHAEVTPQSFLTGIIQTIGVLGVKGTLHEVSHEMARDIDALAAYFGKNNLRYGGFSPNLLQLIKNDSRFNFKAAFMGGDSVSHLFNENYDMITIYASSEAGSICIFWIDKPYDITPAGYNVSGLDIVLLDEKGRPSDEGIICFSLPYFRGYT